The following coding sequences lie in one Benincasa hispida cultivar B227 chromosome 6, ASM972705v1, whole genome shotgun sequence genomic window:
- the LOC120079570 gene encoding probable carboxylesterase 18, producing METPPKLPLKFRILLRLHSFASFISRRPNITVNRFLMSFFDPKIPPSSKPRYGVTTNDVVFDPSRNLWFRLFLPSSSVLADNISLPVVVYYHGGGFVFFWANSMAYDDLCRRLARELRVVVVSVNYRLSPEHRYPIPYEDGFDALKFLDGVDLNCGVFPVNVDVSRCFLAGDSAGGNLAHHVAVRAGSHDFKKVKIKGLIAIQPLFGGEERTDSEIQFKESPMLTLQQTDWSWKAFLPNGSSRNHPAAHVFGAGVGDMSSIVFPATLLIVGGRDLLQDWQKRYYEWLKEAGKEVDLVEYPNAIHGFYAVPELKDSSLLIKDATDFIHKHMSL from the exons ATGGAAACACCTCCAAAGCTTCCATTGAAGTTTCGAATTCTTCTCCGCCTCCATTCCTTTGCCTCCTTCATAAGTCGCCGCCCTAACATCACCGTCAACCGTTTCTTGATGAGCTTCTTCGACCCCAAAATCCCTCCTTCTTCTAAACCCCGTTACGGCGTTACCACTAACGACGTCGTTTTCGACCCCTCCCGCAATCTTTGGTTTCGcctctttcttccttcttcttccgtGCTAGCCGATAACATTTCCCTGCCTGTCGTCGTTTACTATCACGGCGGCGGGTTTGTGTTTTTTTGGGCTAATTCGATGGCTTACGATGATCTCTGTCGAAGACTCGCACGTGAGCTACGTGTGGTGGTTGTGTCTGTAAATTACCGCCTCTCTCCGGAACACCGATACCCAATTCcgtatgaagatggatttgatGCTTTGAAATTTCTTGACGGTGTGGATTTGAATTGTGGTGTTTTTCCGGTGAATGTTGATGTTAGTCGGTGCTTCCTTGCCGGTGATAGTGCTGGCGGCAACCTGGCTCACCACGTGGCAGTTAGAGCCGGTAGCCACGACTTCAAGAAG GTGAAGATCAAAGGGTTAATTGCAATACAACCACTTTTTGGCGGAGAAGAGAGAACTGATTCAGAGATTCAATTTAAGGAATCACCAATGTTGACCTTGCAACAAACGGATTGGTCTTGGAAAGCATTTTTGCCAAATGGGTCAAGCAGAAACCACCCGGCGGCCCACGTGTTCGGAGCCGGTGTCGGAGACATGTCGAGCATAGTGTTTCCGGCGACGCTTCTGATTGTGGGAGGACGAGACCTGTTACAAGATTGGCAAAAAAGGTATTACGAATGGTTGAAAGAGGCTGGAAAAGAAGTTGATTTGGTCGAATATCCAAATGCTATTCATGGATTTTATGCAGTTCCTGAGCTCAAGGATTCTTCGTTGCTAATTAAAGATGCAACTGATTTCATACACAAACATATGTCACTCTAA